ATGAAACCCTGGCGAACATGAAAAGCGGAGATGAATGCATCAGCAATGCGGTAGAAAAGCTGCTGAAGAAGAAGGACGAACTGCCGCCTGTGGGGAACGTCATTGGCGTGGTGAAGAACAGCGGCATACTAGAGGTGTTTGACGAAAAGATCAAGCGGAAATACAAGCTCAAATGAGCGTTGCTCGGCGTTATGTCTATGCTTTAATGAGACATCATCCTTTTACAGCGCATTGCTACTCTTCACCGTACAGGGCTTATTCATCTTTGTCGGTTTGTATCACGGGATTCTCAATTGCGATCTTTATGAGCTCGACTATCCCTTGTTAAAGCAGAGCGGAACATGAATGAACGAACGGGCTAAAACCGAATCGAAAGCACCCGTCTTCGGCTGGCGAGAATGGTTTTCTTTTCTTCCCTTGTTTATAACCTATATCATACTGGGCTTCTACGCTATCTTTCGCATCGAGCCCCTGTTAGCCTTCGGTTACCTTGCTTACATCCTTGCGTTCTATGTTGTGGGTACCTCATATATCTTCTGCGCAAAATGCCCCCATTACGGACAGCGGTGCTCATATATCTTCGCGGGGCTGCTTGCCAAGCGGTTATTCAAACAAAGATACGGAGATTGCTCCCGTATTGAGAGGACGTATCCCGTGGTCGCTCTGATGCTCCTCTTTATCATTCCGATGCTTTTTGTCTTAGATAACCTGTTCTATTTGCTGACCTTACTGGTGCTCATCGTCGTCATGTTTGGCATCGTAAAGCCGTTCATTGTCTGCGCCACCTGCCAGTATTCGCACTGTTTCGGAAAAGCTTTATCAGATAAAGTGAAAAGATAACCCATGGAAGAAACGAACTGTTACGATAACTTCCCCGCATGGATGGCGCTTTTAGCCACTGCGGTTACCCTCGCGATCTACGGCATCGGTGCCTATATTCTGGTGGGATTTAGCATTATCATCGCTATCCTCTACCTGCTCTACTGTCTCTGGATTGAACAAAGGGTACTGCGGCGAAGTTGTGTGAACTGTTTTTATTACGGCAAAACGTGCGGGTTAGGACGGGGCAAGCTCTGCTCGGTACTCTTCGAAAAGGGCGACCCGCAACGATTCGCTGCGGCTGAGATCTCATGGACTGCCATACTGCCTGATTTCCTGGTATTCATCATTCCGCTCGTTGGTGGGATTATCCTCATAATGATGGCGTTTACGTGGCTTCTCGTAGCGCTCGTGGCGCTCTTTGCCATACTGGCATTCGGCGGTACTGCAGTTATACGGGGCTCGTTCGCCTGTAAATATTGCAAACAACGAGAGATCGGCTGCCCCGCCGAGCGGTTGTTCAGTAAAGAAGAAACGCACCATGAATAGGAGCCTTATGTACGTACAGATGCAGAGAGGAGAGAGAGTTAGTTAGTATGTCAGAGCCGCTGAAAGAGTCGGTCTTGAAAGCATTACAGCAGATACCGGGAGTGGGTAGGGAAATTGCTGCGGATCTGTGGGACATAGGGGTTCGTTCAGTGCACGATTTGAACGAGCAGGATCCCGCAGAACTCTATCGTGCGCTTTGTGATCGAAAGGGTATGCATGTTGATCGATGCATGCTTTACGTATTTCGGTGTGCCGTGTATTATGCTTCAAACACGAGCCGTAATCCTGAACTGCTGAAGTGGTGGAACTGGAAAGACGAAGATACGAGGCGGTAGAGAAGGGAAGGCTTTTAGTTAGATGCCTGTCGAAAACACTGGCTCGGTCACGCACGTGAAACGGAACGGGGGTGGAACAACCGCATATCCTTTTAACTTCTACTATGTAAGGAGCAGTTATGAGCACGCTAGAGGAGTTTTCAAAGAGGGACAACTACGCGGCATTGTCAGGAATAACGCTCTTGGAAGTTTCGGAAGGGCGGGCACGAGCGAGGATGGAACTGACCGAGAAGCATCATAATTGCTTTGGGACGGTACACGGCGGCGCGATCTTCACCCTGGCGGATTTCGTGTTCGGCGTCGCTTCTAATTCGCATGGTACGGTTTCCGTGGCTATCAATTCCTCCATCTCGTTCTTTAAAGCGGCATCATCAGGAATTTTATACGCGGAAGCGCGGGAGGTATCGTTTCATCCGAAACTCGCCAGTTACGCCATTGACGTGACGAACGAAGAGGATGAACTGATCGCGTCATTCCAGGGTATGGTATACCGAAAACGGGATAAATTGAAGCTCGAATAGTTAGTTGTGCGCTGCTTTCAGGAGAGATGAACGTGATTGACTTGAAAGATTTGGCTGAGAAAGAAACGCTTCCAGGCTAAATTCGTGCATTCGGCAAACGTGACGGTCTCCTATTGGACTGTCAAAGCGGGGGCGACGCTGCCGGAACATGCGCATCCGCATGAGCAGATTACGAACATGCTCGAGGGCACGTTTGAAATGATCGTTGACGGAGAACAGCAGACGTTGAAAGCCAACATGGTCGTAGTCATTCCTTCTAACGTCCGCCATTCAGGAACCGCGCTCACCGATTGTAAAATCCTCGATGTCTTTATCCAGTACGCGAAGACTATCGTGATCCTGCTGAACGAGGTTGAAAGCGATCTAATCTACTCTACTGCTATTCACCGTAGCAATTGATGCCCGTGAACTTCTCGCGATACGATGCTAACAGCGGTGTCAGTTTTCGGTCTGGCACTTGTACGTTTTTGAGTCGTTCTTCGATCTCAGCATCGCTCAGCTTCACATTGAGCGTCCGGTTCGGGATATCGATCTCGACGATATCGCCGTTCTGGATAGTCCCGATTGCGCCGCCGTTGTATGCCTCCATCTCGATATGGCCAATGCACGGTCCAGACGTGCCCCCGGAGAACCGGCCGTCGGTGAGTAACGCAACCCGTTTGTACCCGGCACCCATGATCACATCGGTTGGCGTGAGCATTTCCGGCATGCCCGGCGCGCCTGCCGGTCCTTGGAACGGTAACACGACGACGTCACCCTCGGCAATCTCTTTTGCTTCGATCGCGTCCAGCAAGTCTTTTTCAGTATAAAACACCTTTGCCGGTCCGGAATGTACCATCATCGATTCATCAACCGCAGTCTGCTTGATGATCGAGCTGTGTGCGATATTTCCTTTGAGGACGGCGATACCGCCTTCAGCGAAGTACGCGTTATCCAGCGTTCTTATAACCGTATCGTCCAGGACCTTCCCTTCTGCTGCGATCTCTTTGATCGATTTACCGTTTACGGTCGGCGAGTCTTTGAGCATAGCCTTTAAACGGTTGAGCATGCCGGGAATGCCACCTGCGCGGTCGATGTCCGCCATTTCGTGCGGCCCTGCGGGAATGATCTTACACAGATTGGGGGTCTCGCGCGAGATCGTATCGAACAGATTAACGTCGATATCAACCCCTGCTTCTCGGGCGATTGCGGGAATGTGCAATACGGTATTGGTCGAGCCGCCCATCGCCATATCGACGCGAATCGCGTTCTCAAACGCGTTTTGTGTCATGATCTCGCGCGGCTTCAGATCGGCCTTTACCAACTCGACGATCCGCTTACCGGTCTCGTACGCCTGCTTCTTCTTTTCCGGGTCGAGTGCCAGCGTCGTCGCACAGCGTGTGACGGACATGCCTAGGACCTCGGTAACCGTTGCCATGGTATTTGCGGTATAAAGCCCGACACATGAGCCGGCCCCACACACCATGTGTGGTAAGAACGCTTCAGCCTCTTCCGCAGTCATCTTCCCCCCTTTTACTTTACCCACGAGCCCAAACCCTTCGATCGGATGGTGCTTCTGACCCTCAACGACATTCGCCTTCATTGGCCCGCCGGTAAGCATAACAGCGGGTAAATTCAGCCGTCCCGCAGCCATCAACATGCCCGGTGTGATTTTATCGCAGTTCGTTACGCCAACCCAGCCATCCATAGAGTGCGAGAGGGTCATGATCTCCACATTATCCGCAATGTGCTCGCGACTCGGCAGGCTGAGCCGCATCTCCACATGCATTGCAATACCGTCACAGACGCCGGGAACGCCCCATTCCAAGGGCACACCGCCGGCATCCCGTATTCCTCGCTTTACTTCCTGCGTTAACGCGTTCAAGTGGATATGGCCCGGGATGATATCGTTATAGCTGTTCGCAACGCCGATAAACGGCTTGTCCAGATCAAAATCCGCTGCCGTGAGTCCTGCGGACAGTAACAACGCCCGGTGCGGTAAGGTCTCTATACCTTCTTTTAAAACGTCCGATCGCATTCTCATCACCCACATTAACAAAGCAAATCGAGCTATAAATAGATGCGGTTATCAACAAGACGTAACAAGGACATGTCTGGATCTCTTTGAGAGAAATAGTAAGTTTTATATGACCTCAGTTAAGTACTTACCAAACCTTTTACTATGGGTGGAAAAAATGGAAAAGAGAAGGATTCATCTCGTTTTAGCATCTTTATGCGTGATTTTTGCGCTGGTATTGACGTTGGGTGTGGCGTCTGCGGAAGAAACGCATGTAGTAAACAAAACCGCTGCTTGCGCTACCGGGGATTACTACTATACCTCGATTCAGGCTGCGGTTTGGAACGCAAGTGATGGGGACACTATCATCGTCTGCCCTGAAGCGACCGCGTATCAGGAGAACGTGATGGTTAACAAATCAGTGACGATCCAGGCGGGATCAGCGCCGGTTGTTGACGCTATGGGCGGCACCGCGATCAACATCACGGCGGATAATGTCACCATCGACGGCTTCAACATCACCAACTGTAGCTACGGTATCAACTGCACCGCGCTCGGCTTCACCATCAAGAACAACACCATCAACGCCAGCGTCGATGGCATCCATCTGTATCTGCACGACATCGGCTGTGACTTGACGGGCACGGAATCGTATGCCATCGGGGATGCCACCATTTATAAGAACGTGATCAATGCCACGAATGACGGGATTTACCTCGATGCCCAGAACTGGAGCCGGAACGTGTCGGGCAATTCAACAGTCGACATCGGCGCCTTTACGATCATTGACAATAACATCAACTGCAATTACGGCATACACGTTCCTCTACTGAAAAATATAGGCGATGAGATGCACGATAATGCTAACTTCTCCTGGGGCGGCTTTATGGTGAATGACAATGTCATTACCAGCAGTGATGATAGCATGTTTTTCGAGGAGTTGGGGCGCTGGGGGTGTTATATGGACAACTATTCAAACTTCACCATGGGCGACTTCATGATTAATAACAATAACCTTACCTCAAACACCGGCTACGGTATTCGTTTCTTTAAGGGATATGGGTATCCTACTGTACCATCGTTTAGAAACGTCGGCTCTCACATGAATGACTCTTCCTCGTTCGTCATGGGCAACCTCACCTTCAACGAGAACGAGATTGAGAGTTACGCTGACGGCATCTCCCTTTGGGAGCTCAGTTATTTTGGCTATAGGATGAATTACTACGATGACGGCAGCGCCTCCTTTGTCATGGGCGATATCGAGTTCAATGACAACGTCATCACCAGCATCGACGATGGCTACTACGGCCTCGATATAGGTAACATCGAAGAGTTCGGCTACGAGATGAACAGAGAGGGTGACGGCAATGCCTCCTTCACTATGGGCAACCTCACCTTCAACGAGAACGAGATTAACAGCAGCTACGATGGCATCAACGTGGGCTCTATTCAAGATTTCGGCTACTATATGAATTACAAGGGTAACGGTAGTGCCTCTTTTGTCATGGGCGACCTCGAAATCAACGGCAACGTCATCAACACCAGAGATGATGAAAAAGGCATCTACTTATACGCGATCGCCAATTTCGGCTACAATATGAACTACAACGGTGACGGCAACGCCTCCTTTGTCATGGGCGACCTCGAAATCAACGGCAACACCATCACCAGCATCGACGAGGGCATCTACATGGATTCGGAGATCTCTCAATTCGGCAACGATCTGTACAGTAATGCATCAGTCCGCATGGGGAATATCACACTCAATGACAACAACATCACCAGCAACAGCAGCGACGGCATCCACACGTCTGGCGACTGGGATGATTTCGGCTATGGGATGCATGATAATGCTTCGTTTAGGATGAATAATGTGGAACTCAGGAACAATACCATCAACGCGAGCGGCTATGGGGTATATCTATCCTATCCGCCATCCTATTTTGGAGCAGAGCTCTACGGCAACGCGTCAGTTAAAATGGGCAGCATCCTTTTCAACGAAAACCACATCACCAGCAGCGATGACGGTCTGTACGGTGACGATCCCCTGGGGCATTCTGGCTACCAAATGGAAGACAACGCCTCCTTTGTCATGGGCAATGTCGAGTTCAGTAGTAACTGGATTGATTCGCAGAATGGAGATGGTATGTATTTCACTGGGATTCAATACTTTGGTTATGAAATGGACGACAATGCTTCGGCAATCATAGGCGATTTCCTCTTCAACGGTAATACGATAACCTGTAGCGGCAGCGGCATTTATGTCGCAGATTTCTATAATGTGGGTTGGTATCTGTATAACAGCTCAAACGTTACGGTCGGGAATATTACCTTCAACGATAACACCATTACGATAACGAGCAGCGATAACGGCATTTACCTCTATGACTTCTATGACTTCGGGTATGGCAGCGATCCTACGGCATCCTTTTCCCTCGGCGAGTTACTGATTGACAATAACACAATCAGGAACGCCGAGTACGGCATCTATCTTAACGAGAGCGATAACTTCACCATCTCGAACAACACCATTAGCGATGGGAATGATGGGATCTACCTGGACCAATGTTTTAACACTACGATTGTATGGAACACGATCGTGAACAACACCGCAGTGGCTACGGGGGCGCATGTGGATGAGCTATCGACCTATAATAGACTGTCGATGAACTGCTTCATTGCGAACCAACCATATCAGGCAATTGACAACGGTACCAACAACACCTTCAGCAGCAACTTCTATTCAGACTACACCGGAACCGGACCGTACCCGATCAATGGTACTGCAAATAATTCAGATAACAATCCATTGGACGAGTGCCCGGTGGGAGGAGCACCAGCACCAGCAGTACCCGAAAAACTGCCTGCCGTAACACCGTTAGGGCTCATCGCGCTGGTCAGTGTGCTTTCGGGTATCATTGCACTGAGCGGACGGAAAAGGGGTAAGAACGAGGAGTAGCTAGCGTAAGCATTCCTCCTGTTTTTTCTGTTCTAAATCTGCCGCTGCCAGTTTCACTCAGGGATGATTAACCCTGTACAGCGCCAGTTGATCTCAGCCGTGCGCGTGTCCTCAGAGACGACGCAAGCCGGATTGCAGCCCTCATGCGGAGTGAAAGGCTCGAGGTCGATCCACCACGTGCGTGTGTATTCGTTGTAGACGTAGGTATCGGTAAGCGTTCCTTCCTGTACGCACGTGCTGTTCTCCGCGATTGCGCGCGCCGCTTCGTACGTCAGCGGCTCAAGACCGCCCTGCGCTTCTGTCGTGTTTACATAGTCAGAAACGAGCGTTTGTGTGAGCATGTCCCACTGTCCGTCAAGTACGGCACCGGTTATCGTACCGTTGATTACCGTTACCTCCGCGTGATGCGGCGTGATCACCTGCGCGAGCACCTGCCCCGTCCGGTCGCCGTAGCCCGCATGCAGCGACTTGAAATCGAACGTGAACATCCAGCAGTACGGGCAGCGCAGGACAATCGTCTGGTTATAGCTCAAGTCAAAGCCGTCGAACTGGTACGTCGACGAGTTCTCGACAAACGTTCGCGCGAGCTCCTTGCTTTTCGCTTCCGTGACCTCAACGTCTGTTTCTGGGGTTATGCAGCCCGCGGTGACGAATGTTCCGATAATAACCAAGACAATTACTAGCTGCGTGCGCTTCATATACCTACGATCCCCCTCTCTTCCAGTTTTTGCTACTATTTTTGTTGTGTCCACATTTAAAAGCTTTGGTAAGCTACAAATGAGATCGAAGTTATAGCGAGGTTTAAAAGCAGAAAGAACAAACTTAGAGTCGATGCTTCAGAATACGAGCGTGAAAGAGGACGATATGGCCGAGGACGCTGATACGGACGATGAGAAGCTGCTCATTCTGCCGTTGAACGATAGGAACTCGAAGAAGATCTCGCAGATCATTTCGAGTGATACCGCGCGCGATATTTTAGAGGCTATTGCTTCTGCGCCGCGATCAACAACGGAGATAGCGGAGCAGCTCGGGATTCCGTTAACCACCGTGCAGTACAATCTGGAGAAGCTCAGCGATGCGGGGCTCGTGAAGGTCGCGCGGACGAAATACAGCAAGAAGATGAAGCCGGTGAAGCTCTACACGCCGCAGCGGAAGCTCGTGGTCATCGTCCCGGAGCAGACGAGCAAGAGGGACGTTATCGCCACCTTGAAGCGGTATTTGGTGGTGGCAGCCGTTGCGGTGGTCGGCTCGGGCGCGATCGAACTTCTGGCGATGCGCAAGGGACGTCAGGCATGGGATACTGGCATTCAGTCGGTACCGGAAGCTGGAGGCGGTGGAGCCCCGATACCAGCGCCAGCATATGCACCGCTCCCAGCACCGTCGCCGGAGAAGACATTTGGTGCAGTTCCGGGGTTTGACTTCTTCGCCCATCCCGGGCTGTGGTTCCTCTTCGGATGCCTGTTCGTCATACTGGTGATGGTCCTTCTGGACTATCGCGGTAGAAAACGGCATAAAAGAGCTTAAACTGATTTTTAGGTGTTCTTATAGCTACGAATCGACTCGTAGCTATGGAAACTGGTTTATAGCCCTGACATCAACGTTGTGTAAGCGAGAAGGCAAAGAAGAAAGAGGCACTTTACAATCATTAAAAAATTAGGAGGTGAGATGAGCAGAAGATGAAGAAACTATGGACGATAAGCGTACTAGCAGTGGTAGCGGTATGCCTGGCTACGGTTGGCTGTTTAGAGAACATTACCGAGGTAAGCGCGGTGAATGGCGAGGGCAATACCACCATCGCGGTTTCCGGAACTGGCATCCTAGAGGTAGCGCCGGATAAGGCGACGGTATCGCTTGGCGTGGAGACACAATCGGGTAACGTCACGGAAGCACTGGCGCAGAACTCGGAGAAGATGGACGCGGTGATTGCGGCCTTGAAACGGCAGGGCGTGCCGAAGGACAGCATCGAAACGAGTTACTTCAGTATCTATCCGGTCAAGGATTACGAGAAACCCGTAGAGGGGATCGTTAGTTACCGTGTAACGAATGCGATAACTGTTGAACTGAGCGATCTGGACACGGTGGGGGGCGTTATTGATACGGCCATCACGGCGGGCGCGAACAGAGTGACGAACGTGGAGTTCGGCTTGACGGACGCGAAGGAGCAGGAGCTGAGGCAAGAAGCGCTGAGAGAGGCCTGTACGGATGCGCGGACAAAAGCCGATGCGATCGCGGGTGGCCTGAGTCTGAAGATCATCGGCGTAGCCACAGCACGGGAAGGGGGCGTCTATACCTACCCATATCGCGCTGGCGGCTACGACGAGGCTGCCATGTATGCCGGATCAGCAATGGCCGTACCCACCCCAATCGAGCCGGAAGACGTTTCAGTCAGCGCGACCATCCAAGTCGAATACAGATGCCTCTGAGGCTCACGGCACTCATGGCGGTATTGCGAAAACTGAATGAACGTTTGAAGCGATAAAAAGTGGGCGTAGCCGCGTACCGTACGTACGCGAGCAAGCTACGCTCTGCTTCCTTTTTACGGGTTCTGCTTAAACGGTGAGCACGTTTCTGCGGTGCGCGTCACAAAGCTTACAGACCCTTCCATGCCTCCT
This DNA window, taken from Methanomicrobia archaeon, encodes the following:
- a CDS encoding right-handed parallel beta-helix repeat-containing protein, whose amino-acid sequence is MEKRRIHLVLASLCVIFALVLTLGVASAEETHVVNKTAACATGDYYYTSIQAAVWNASDGDTIIVCPEATAYQENVMVNKSVTIQAGSAPVVDAMGGTAINITADNVTIDGFNITNCSYGINCTALGFTIKNNTINASVDGIHLYLHDIGCDLTGTESYAIGDATIYKNVINATNDGIYLDAQNWSRNVSGNSTVDIGAFTIIDNNINCNYGIHVPLLKNIGDEMHDNANFSWGGFMVNDNVITSSDDSMFFEELGRWGCYMDNYSNFTMGDFMINNNNLTSNTGYGIRFFKGYGYPTVPSFRNVGSHMNDSSSFVMGNLTFNENEIESYADGISLWELSYFGYRMNYYDDGSASFVMGDIEFNDNVITSIDDGYYGLDIGNIEEFGYEMNREGDGNASFTMGNLTFNENEINSSYDGINVGSIQDFGYYMNYKGNGSASFVMGDLEINGNVINTRDDEKGIYLYAIANFGYNMNYNGDGNASFVMGDLEINGNTITSIDEGIYMDSEISQFGNDLYSNASVRMGNITLNDNNITSNSSDGIHTSGDWDDFGYGMHDNASFRMNNVELRNNTINASGYGVYLSYPPSYFGAELYGNASVKMGSILFNENHITSSDDGLYGDDPLGHSGYQMEDNASFVMGNVEFSSNWIDSQNGDGMYFTGIQYFGYEMDDNASAIIGDFLFNGNTITCSGSGIYVADFYNVGWYLYNSSNVTVGNITFNDNTITITSSDNGIYLYDFYDFGYGSDPTASFSLGELLIDNNTIRNAEYGIYLNESDNFTISNNTISDGNDGIYLDQCFNTTIVWNTIVNNTAVATGAHVDELSTYNRLSMNCFIANQPYQAIDNGTNNTFSSNFYSDYTGTGPYPINGTANNSDNNPLDECPVGGAPAPAVPEKLPAVTPLGLIALVSVLSGIIALSGRKRGKNEE
- a CDS encoding helix-turn-helix transcriptional regulator; this translates as MLQNTSVKEDDMAEDADTDDEKLLILPLNDRNSKKISQIISSDTARDILEAIASAPRSTTEIAEQLGIPLTTVQYNLEKLSDAGLVKVARTKYSKKMKPVKLYTPQRKLVVIVPEQTSKRDVIATLKRYLVVAAVAVVGSGAIELLAMRKGRQAWDTGIQSVPEAGGGGAPIPAPAYAPLPAPSPEKTFGAVPGFDFFAHPGLWFLFGCLFVILVMVLLDYRGRKRHKRA
- the ilvD gene encoding dihydroxy-acid dehydratase, encoding MRSDVLKEGIETLPHRALLLSAGLTAADFDLDKPFIGVANSYNDIIPGHIHLNALTQEVKRGIRDAGGVPLEWGVPGVCDGIAMHVEMRLSLPSREHIADNVEIMTLSHSMDGWVGVTNCDKITPGMLMAAGRLNLPAVMLTGGPMKANVVEGQKHHPIEGFGLVGKVKGGKMTAEEAEAFLPHMVCGAGSCVGLYTANTMATVTEVLGMSVTRCATTLALDPEKKKQAYETGKRIVELVKADLKPREIMTQNAFENAIRVDMAMGGSTNTVLHIPAIAREAGVDIDVNLFDTISRETPNLCKIIPAGPHEMADIDRAGGIPGMLNRLKAMLKDSPTVNGKSIKEIAAEGKVLDDTVIRTLDNAYFAEGGIAVLKGNIAHSSIIKQTAVDESMMVHSGPAKVFYTEKDLLDAIEAKEIAEGDVVVLPFQGPAGAPGMPEMLTPTDVIMGAGYKRVALLTDGRFSGGTSGPCIGHIEMEAYNGGAIGTIQNGDIVEIDIPNRTLNVKLSDAEIEERLKNVQVPDRKLTPLLASYREKFTGINCYGE
- a CDS encoding PaaI family thioesterase, whose product is MSTLEEFSKRDNYAALSGITLLEVSEGRARARMELTEKHHNCFGTVHGGAIFTLADFVFGVASNSHGTVSVAINSSISFFKAASSGILYAEAREVSFHPKLASYAIDVTNEEDELIASFQGMVYRKRDKLKLE
- a CDS encoding helix-hairpin-helix domain-containing protein codes for the protein MSEPLKESVLKALQQIPGVGREIAADLWDIGVRSVHDLNEQDPAELYRALCDRKGMHVDRCMLYVFRCAVYYASNTSRNPELLKWWNWKDEDTRR
- a CDS encoding SIMPL domain-containing protein (The SIMPL domain is named for its presence in mouse protein SIMPL (signalling molecule that associates with mouse pelle-like kinase). Bacterial member BP26, from Brucella, was shown to assemble into a channel-like structure, while YggE from E. coli has been associated with resistance to oxidative stress.), whose product is MKKLWTISVLAVVAVCLATVGCLENITEVSAVNGEGNTTIAVSGTGILEVAPDKATVSLGVETQSGNVTEALAQNSEKMDAVIAALKRQGVPKDSIETSYFSIYPVKDYEKPVEGIVSYRVTNAITVELSDLDTVGGVIDTAITAGANRVTNVEFGLTDAKEQELRQEALREACTDARTKADAIAGGLSLKIIGVATAREGGVYTYPYRAGGYDEAAMYAGSAMAVPTPIEPEDVSVSATIQVEYRCL